A genomic window from Winogradskyella sp. J14-2 includes:
- a CDS encoding RloB family protein, with product MKNKKEEQIAARKRHKEQLKKKRKTEPDFERATPVLSEKPTILIVCEGENTEPSYFNQFRLSSATVKPVGEGYNTISLVNRAIQLANEKSYEQVWCVFDKDDFSDNDFNNAIVMAKANNFGLAYSNQAFEYWLILHFNDHQGGGMHRDDYNDKINQLIKPFKVEYDGKKSKIINEDFFELLDGFDEKTDEKRVDLAIKRAERNYKQHNHSNPAKEESTTTVFKLVEELLKYV from the coding sequence AAACTGAACCTGACTTTGAAAGAGCAACACCTGTTTTATCGGAAAAGCCTACTATTTTAATAGTATGCGAAGGAGAGAATACAGAACCTTCTTATTTTAATCAATTCAGACTTTCTTCTGCAACTGTGAAACCAGTTGGAGAAGGATATAATACTATTTCACTAGTAAATAGAGCTATTCAACTTGCTAACGAAAAGAGTTACGAACAGGTTTGGTGCGTATTTGACAAAGATGATTTTAGTGATAATGATTTCAACAATGCTATTGTAATGGCAAAAGCAAATAATTTCGGACTTGCCTATTCTAATCAAGCTTTTGAATATTGGCTTATACTTCATTTTAATGACCATCAAGGTGGTGGCATGCATAGAGATGACTATAATGATAAGATAAACCAATTAATCAAACCTTTTAAAGTTGAATATGATGGTAAAAAAAGTAAGATAATTAATGAAGACTTTTTTGAATTATTAGATGGATTTGATGAAAAAACTGATGAAAAAAGAGTTGATTTAGCAATAAAGAGAGCTGAAAGAAATTATAAACAACATAATCATTCAAATCCAGCTAAAGAAGAGTCAACAACAACCGTATTTAAATTAGTAGAAGAGTTATTAAAATATGTTTAA
- a CDS encoding ASCH domain-containing protein: protein MKHLTIILILTFISCKNINKAESKSETETKTEIESESETELETESGIDKSVYEMWNNYIEANPEFKNEVMPESEFFHNNREDANRLAELTANGKKKASSGLYSLYKQYNVEIPKVGKKQIITDFDGKAKVIIENTSVDTIPFNKISKEYAELDMGTDIEPLEKWKKAHWDFFESFLEESGEKPTDEMLIVCVRFKPIWTEKY from the coding sequence ATGAAACATTTAACAATCATTTTGATTTTGACTTTTATTAGTTGCAAAAACATCAATAAGGCGGAATCAAAATCGGAGACTGAAACGAAAACTGAAATTGAATCGGAATCGGAAACGGAACTGGAAACTGAAAGCGGAATCGACAAAAGCGTCTATGAAATGTGGAACAACTACATCGAGGCTAATCCTGAATTTAAAAATGAAGTAATGCCAGAATCCGAATTTTTTCATAATAATAGAGAAGATGCAAATCGACTGGCAGAATTGACCGCAAATGGAAAAAAGAAAGCTTCTTCTGGTTTGTATAGTCTATATAAGCAATACAATGTTGAAATTCCAAAAGTCGGAAAAAAACAAATTATAACGGATTTTGACGGAAAAGCAAAAGTGATTATAGAAAACACAAGTGTAGATACAATTCCGTTTAATAAAATTTCAAAAGAGTACGCTGAACTTGATATGGGAACAGATATCGAACCGCTCGAAAAATGGAAAAAAGCACATTGGGATTTTTTCGAGAGTTTTTTGGAGGAAAGCGGAGAAAAGCCGACTGACGAAATGCTAATAGTTTGTGTAAGGTTTAAACCAATCTGGACAGAAAAGTACTAA